The Falco peregrinus isolate bFalPer1 chromosome 1, bFalPer1.pri, whole genome shotgun sequence genome has a window encoding:
- the AP3M1 gene encoding AP-3 complex subunit mu-1: MIHSLFLINCSGDIFLEKHWKSVVSQSVCDYFFEAQEKAIDVENVPPVISTPHHYLISIYRDKIFFVSVIQTEVPPLFVIEFLHRVADTFQDYFGECSETAIKDNVVIVYELLEEMLDNGFPLATESNILKELIKPPTILRSVVNSITGSSNVGDTLPTGQLSNIPWRRAGVKYTNNEAYFDVIEEIDAIIDKSGSTVFAEIQGVIDSCIKLSGMPDLSLSFMNPRLLDDVSFHPCIRFKRWESERVLSFIPPDGNFRLISYRVSSQNLVAIPVYVKHMISFKENSSSGRFDVTIGPKQNMGKTVEGVVMTVHMPKAVLNMNLTATQGSYTFDPVTKVLTWDVGKITPQKLPNLKGMVNLQSGAPKPEENPSLNIQFKIQQLAISGLKVNRLDMYGEKYKPFKGVKYITKAGKFQVRT; the protein is encoded by the exons ATGATCCACAGCCTGTTTCTTATAAACTGTTCTGGTGATATATTCTTGGAGAAGCACTGGAAGAGTGTTGTGAGCCAATCTGTGTGTGATTATTTCTTTGAAGCTCAGGAGAAAGCAATCGATGTTGAGAATGTGCCTCCTGTCATCTCAACACCACATCACTACCTCATCAGCATCTATCGGGATAAAATCTTCTTTGTGTCTGTCATACAGACAGAAGTGCCACCGCTCTTCGTAATTGAATTTCTGCACCGAGTAGCAGATACTTTCCAG GACTACTTCGGCGAATGTTCTGAGACTGCAATTAAGGACAATGTAGTTATTGTGTATGAACTTCTAGAAGAAATGTTAGACAATGGCTTTCCACTGGCAACAGAATCTAACATATTGAAGGAGCTGATTAAGCCTCCCACAATTTTGCGCTCCGTTGTCAACTCCATCACAG gcaGCAGTAATGTGGGTGACACCCTTCCCACTGGACAGCTGTCCAACATTCCTTGGCGCAGAGCAGGGGTAAAATACACAAACAACGAAGCCTATTTTGATGTCATTGAAGAAATTGATGCGATTATAGACAAATCAG gTTCCACAGTCTTTGCAGAAATCCAAGGTGTTATCGATTCATGTATTAAGCTCTCAGGAATGCCAGATCTTTCGCTTTCTTTCATG AACCCACGGCTGCTGGACGACGTCAGCTTCCATCCATGTATTCGGTTCAAACGCTGGGAGTCTGAGAGAGTCCTTTCATTTATTCCTCCCGATGGGAATTTCAGGCTGATTTCCTACCGTGTCAGTTCACAGAA CTTGGTGGCAATTCCTGTATATGTGAAGCACATGATCAGTTTTAAGGAAAATAGTTCTTCGGGAAGATTTGATGTTACCATTGGACCAAAACAGAATATGGGGAAAACAGTGGAAGGAGTTGTCATGACAGTTCACATGCCAAAGGCCGTACTCAATATGAACCTCACTGCTACACAAGGCAGCTATACATTTGACCCCGTTACTAAA GTCTTAACGTGGGACGTGGGCAAAATTACCCCTCAGAAGCTACCAAACCTGAAGGGCATGGTGAACCTGCAGTCCGGAGCCCCCAAGCCAGAGGAGAATCCAAGTTTAAACATCCAGTTTAAGATACAACAGCTTGCAATTTCAG